One Salvia miltiorrhiza cultivar Shanhuang (shh) chromosome 6, IMPLAD_Smil_shh, whole genome shotgun sequence genomic window, ATTCCTTGTGGTGGATTCATGAAATGCTGAGGCCATTACTTGAAACTGGATTTGCTGCACCAGCCATGATTGATTCGCGGGACTGATTGGGGTATGCCACTTTAAGATACTTATTCTTGTGTTTGTTTTATGGCCATTTCACACCAAGCATCTGCAGCAAATAACAAGATTTGTGACTTAAATAACCAATACCACTTTCCTGTACAAAGTTCTTGAGCATATATATTCATTTACTGAAGGATAGATGGCCTCACAGCTGCTGCTTTCTGAGAAATTTTCTGCAACTTTAATTAAATTCGCTCGTTTATTTGTAGATGAAGGTAATACATGTTTGCACCAACTTCACCACCCACACAATCGAACCAGCCGCCCCTCCTCACACAATTTGCCGTCGCCCTTGAGCAGATCTGCACTGACAAACCTCAAACGTGTATCAATAACATGATTTATGTGTTTAGgaatgtcaaaattttacatgaGAAATAAGAGTATGTTTTGGTGTAGATGTAGTCGTCGCTAGATGATATCTATAGGTGCTAAAACTACTAGACATATTCCACTCGATTTAATTTTAAACAAAAACGTGACCGgtcaaaaaaaatttacttttgtTTTGGAGGCTCAAATTCTCTAAATTGCTAgatcatatatatacatatcgagatgtttatattttgaattgtttgtacgggagattttgatttttatcaaataaattaaatcttgtgctgattttatcaattaatcaaataataacTTATCAGATattatttgattgtttctaTCTGAAACCTTAATAAATCAAGGAATGGTCCAAACCTATGAAGCTACTTGCGTAACTTTATTTAATCGtcgattaattaataaataaaatcaaaggaGGTGACATTAATTTGAGTGCAATAGAAGCAACCAAAATAAAGAGGAGAATATTTCTTAAACgaataaataaggaaagaaGAGAATAGAATTGGTGGTAGTAATAGAAAGTATATAAATCTTGGTGTGCgaagcaatatatatatatatatatatggaagcgCTCAAATGATACCccttatttttagtgagatctaagacacgattttatgtgtttatttcatcaaattctatatatgtatacttatatttttaagCGAAGAACAGTTGTCTTGCAAGTGATGTAAACATAGctggaagaaaaaagaaaaagagacaGATTTGTGAAGCAaacaacaattatttattaCTTTTGTTCACATGTCATGCTCTGCCATTCCCATCGACAACGTGCTCAGTGCTCACCCATTTTGCGGTGCTCataatttcttcatttttgttttttctttttcttttttccaaacttgatttagtttaataaagtttaaaatatttgatttactTGATTATCTTCTTTTCATCTCAAGTTTTATCGGACACTTCTATTTTTTGGATTAAGCTTAGACGATGTTTTGTTTTCTAATTGTTGATACATTCTTTGATTATATAATTCATAAAAAGAAGACGTCAATTCTCACCTTGATTTAAATATCAAATGAGAAGGAAAATTTGAAGTGATATTCTCTTTCAAATCGATTTCAGATGTGTGTTGGACAATTCAAGCCTATATATGTTTTACCAAAATTCACCGCGTGAGAATGGAGTTACACGTCTCATTTGAATTGCGtgactcaataatatttttattctcaattatatttaatttacacATGCgttcaaaaaatattaaagaaaagaaacattTTTATAATTGAAAAATGATAGTTAACTGTTAAAATTGTTTAACACCAAATTGAAGCAAATACATGACGGCTCGAGTTTAAACATTTAACTATGGGAATAGTTTTATATTATGCATCCAAACTATGCCCATTTCACATTTGATCGTATATAGTACTATGCAAAATTGTCTCgatttatgtaaaatatttttttcgaatACATCTTGAATAAATACTTCATTATTTTAACCAATCACCCCAACTCAAGCACTTGTATTTCTTCACCATTCTCTACACATAACACATTAAAGTACTTAATTATCAAAAAGATGATAATTTGTTTCTAAATGATGATAACTTGAGTGGCAACAGCAACACGTGGTTAATTAATCTTCTAATTGCGTAAACAAAAACAGTTGTAAAGAAAGTTGGTTAACAAATAATAGTCAAATCAAGACAGTTGCCTTGGATGACGTCCCCCACAATCTTGGAATACACGGAAATCTGGTCCCACATCATGATGTCCATTTGCAAATGCTGTCTAGAAATTAGCCAAAACATAGatattgtaaaattattaaCAATATGAAAATCCTACTTTTGATTAAATTAAGTGAAAATTGTTGCaggcccctctctctctctccctctcttttcTTTCAACGTGAATAAATCTTTTTGTGGCTTTTACGTGGACCTGGACAAAATTCTTTCTTTGTTCCTTGAAAGTATTTTATCTGGTCTTTCCATTGTGAATACCTACATCCACATAATCCCATTAAGAAACCTACAATTTTCTCGATTTTCGAGGAAAAACCCAGCAAAACTCTGAAGGGGTTTCAATAAAGATTGAGTTTTTACAGATAAGTTTTCTCTATCACCATATTTGtcttaattttttctttctttttctcacTAGAGGAAAGAAGCCTTGAAACTTTCTTTCTAGCTGAATAAAGGTTCCACCTTTATCTTCATTTCTAACCAAATCTTGAATTGCGTGTTAATTAAGGGAAGGACCTTCTTGCATTTTCgctatctatttttattttctttccatttGTGGGATTTTGGAGGATTTATCTCAAGTTTATTGATAGTATTTGGGGTTTGATTTCAATATCTGTATCTCAGATTGATTCACCTTTTCTTCCTCTTCGCATTTGTTGGCTTGATAGCTTGTCTATACTGATCAATTTGAAGCTAATTAGTTGACTTTGGGAATAAACTTTTGTTGGAATAGTAGTGTTGGGAGTTAGTTCCATATCAAGATTTTGGTAGTTTGAAATTAAGTATTGGGATTTAGCATGGGGAAACATGGTGGGAAGAAGAAAAAATCTAGTGGGCAGAAATCAGTTGAATCAAATATCAGGCAGAGTAAGGGCAGTGAGGCTAGCCAGAGAGCTTATGATAAGGACACAGCCGTATTCATTTTGATGTCTCAGGAATTGAAGGAAGAGGGTAATAGGATGTTTCAGAAGAGGGAGTATGAGGGTGCTATGTTGAACTATGAGAAAGGGATAAAGCTGCTTCCTAGGAATCACATAGACGTTGCGTATCTTAGGAGTAATATGGCCGCATGCTATATGCAATTAGGTATTAGTGAGTACCCAAGGGCGATTCATGAGTGCAATCTAGCTCTTGAAGTCTCTCCGAGATACAGCAAGGCCCTGTTGAAGAGGGCTAGGTGTTATGAAGCACTCAACAAGCTAGATTTGGCGCGTAGAGATGTTGGAACTGTGCTGAAGATGGAGCCGAACAATCTCATGGCTATTGAGATTTCGGAGAGGGTTGAAATGACAATTGAGAGACAAGGGTCTAGAGAAAATGAGATTCCTGTGGATTTGGTGGTTCCGTTACCTGAGTATTTAGAGCCACTGCCTTTGGCACAAACCAAGGCAAGCAAAGAGAAGTcgaggaaaaagaaaagtagCAATTTGAAGGTGGAGAAAGTCGATTGCAATGTAGAGGagaatgtgaaggggaagaaAGTCAATGGCAATGCAGAGGAGAACGCGGAGGAGAAGAAAGTCAATGGCAAAGTAGAGAACAATGTCAATGGAAATGTAGAGGAGAGCGCAAAGGAGAAGACATTTGGTGGCAATATAGAGGAAAATGCGAAGGATGAGAAAGTTGGCAATATAGGGGGAAGTAAGGATGGTAAAACAAAACATgggaagaaaatgaaaagaaaagtgAGAGAAAGCAAAGTTGAtgttgatgttgtgttgagaaAGGCTGATGATCAAATTGAGGAAAGGAAAACTGAAGACAAATTGGTGGTGGAGGAAGAAAAATTTACGAATAATGCAGAGGAAGAGCCTACAAGAACAGTGAAATTAGTATTCGGAGAAGACATAAGATGGGCTCAGATTCCTCTCAACTGCAATGTTTTGAAACTGAGGGAGGTCATTGTTGATCGTTTTCCCAGCTCCAAGGCTGTTCTTGTTAAGTATAGGGATCAAGAAGGCGATTTGGTTACTATCACTTCAACAGAAGAACTGAGGTTGGCTGAAGCTTCTACCGAACATGGTTCTGTGAAGCTGTATATAGTTGAAGTTAATCCGGATCAAGATCCATTATTTAAAAAGATTAGGAAGGATGAATCGATAGACATTCTTGACTTGAAAAATGTCACTGAAAATGGGCATGTAGGAAACGGGAAGGAAGTCCGGACTGAGTCGGCTTGTATCAGTGATTGGATCATACAGTTTGCTCAGTTATTCAAGAACCATGTCGGGTTTGATGTTGAAGCCTATCTAGATCTCCATGAGGTCGGGATGAAGCTCTACTCAGACGCCATGGAAGAGACGGTTACTAGTGAAGAAGCTCAAGAGCTTTTCTGCAGTGCTGCAGAGAAATTCCAGGAGATGGCAGCCTTGGCTTTGTTCAATTGGGGTAATGTCCACATGTCCAGAGCAAGAAAGAGAGTATATTTGACAGAAGATTCTTCAAAAGAATCTATGC contains:
- the LOC130988161 gene encoding protein PHOX4-like; amino-acid sequence: MGKHGGKKKKSSGQKSVESNIRQSKGSEASQRAYDKDTAVFILMSQELKEEGNRMFQKREYEGAMLNYEKGIKLLPRNHIDVAYLRSNMAACYMQLGISEYPRAIHECNLALEVSPRYSKALLKRARCYEALNKLDLARRDVGTVLKMEPNNLMAIEISERVEMTIERQGSRENEIPVDLVVPLPEYLEPLPLAQTKASKEKSRKKKSSNLKVEKVDCNVEENVKGKKVNGNAEENAEEKKVNGKVENNVNGNVEESAKEKTFGGNIEENAKDEKVGNIGGSKDGKTKHGKKMKRKVRESKVDVDVVLRKADDQIEERKTEDKLVVEEEKFTNNAEEEPTRTVKLVFGEDIRWAQIPLNCNVLKLREVIVDRFPSSKAVLVKYRDQEGDLVTITSTEELRLAEASTEHGSVKLYIVEVNPDQDPLFKKIRKDESIDILDLKNVTENGHVGNGKEVRTESACISDWIIQFAQLFKNHVGFDVEAYLDLHEVGMKLYSDAMEETVTSEEAQELFCSAAEKFQEMAALALFNWGNVHMSRARKRVYLTEDSSKESMLTQVKSVYDWAQTEYVNAGKRYEEALNIKPNFHEAILALGQQQFEQAKLSWYFATGTDVDLESWPSSEVLHLYNRAEENMEKGMQMWAEEQEVNESSRPNKTEIQLQNMKLNNLFKHVSADEAAEQVSNIRAQIHVLWGTMLYERSIMEFKLGLPVWHECLEVAVEKFELAGAAPTDIAVMIKNHISNGTASEGGFNIDELVQAWNEMYEAKKWQSSIPSFRLEPLLRRRVSKIYYALENA